Part of the Candidatus Methylomirabilota bacterium genome, GCAGGACGGGGAAGCCGTAATAGAGGATGCCCCACGAGACCGTCTCGGTGATGCAGAGCGCGGCGACGACGATCCAGCCGTAGTAGAGGCGCGCGGGGGTCACGGACGCCTATTAGCGCACACGCGGACCGCCGCGCGATGCGCTCGTTTCCGGCCCGTCCGTTTCTGGCGCCTTGATGATAGGATCGGGCGCATGCCGACCCCCGTGGACCCGACCGACGTCCTGATGACCGGCGAGAACTCGTTCATCCGCCTGAGCCCCGACGGCGGGAAGACGCAGTCGGACCGCCTGAGCCACTGGCGCGTCCTCTGGTGTCCCGCGGGCAGCGGGCACGCGCTCTTCGTCCAGAGCACGCTCACCGACGGCAAGGTGCGGATCTACGCGGACAACACCGCCGTCGCGCGCTGGCTCCAGCGCACGATCGAGACGCTGCTCTTCCCGGCGTTCGCCGACCCCGACCTGCCGGTCCTCGGCGCCGAGTTCACGCGGAGCGGCGGACCGCACTCGACGGCGGTCGAGATGATCGTCGCGACGTCCGACCGGATCCGGATGACGTGGTGGGACTGCATCGAGCCGTTCGTGCTGACGCTGCCGCCGGGCTTCAACAACCGCCCGATCGGCGTCTTCAGCACTTTCTTCCCGGCGAAGTCGGCGCAGGTGGAGCTGAACGGGCGCGTCGCGACGAGCCGGCCCTGGCCCGAGATGCGCGGCGACCGCCAGGGGTCGAGCGCGTGTCTCGCGTGGTCGGAGACGTGGGTCAAGCCGCGCGGCTAGGAACGCGTCAGCGTCTCCCCGTCCGGCGACGCCAGTAGAACGGGCGTCGGCGACCGTGCGCGATCGCGAGGACTGTGACCCGCGTGTCGCTAAGCTCGTAAATCACGGAGTACGGGAACTTCCGGACTTACAGTCGCCGTCGGGCCGCGTCGAATCGCGGCCAACGCAACGGGTTCGCGGCGATGAGGCGCAGGGCGCGCGCGATCTCACGATCGAAGTCGGCGGCAACGGGTCGGCTGCGGGAGAAGTACCAGCGGTAAGCCTGCTCGTAGTCTCGTGAAGCCTCAGGATGGAAGAGGATGCTAGGTCTTGGCACGGACCCGTTTGCGGACTCGAGCGCGCACCTTTGACCACGGGATCGGACGAACCTCGCCCTCCCGGAGTTGCCGAGCGCGCCGCTCGATCTCCGCAGCCCACGCCGCATCGGCGTGGCGATCTTTTTCTGATTCGAGGCTGACGAGGACCTCTTCTACGAGCCGGACGCGTTCCTGCGCGGGCAACCTGACCGCGGCGCGGACCACGTCGTGCGCCAGGCGAGCCATATGATCACCTCCTTGCCTCGCTCGTCTACAACTACAGAGAGTGTACGGGCGGGGCGGATATAGCGTCAATGTCGTAGAAGAGATACAGCCTCGCGGGGGTATCATGCCCCGTATGTCCGACCTCCTCGAGACGCTCGAGGTCGAGACCGCGCGCGAGCCGGAGGCGTGCGTCATCTGGCTGCACGGCCTCGGCGCCGACGGCCACGACTTCGAGCCGATCGTCCCCGCGCTCGACCTCCCCGAGACGCCGGGGGTCCGCTTCGTGTTCCCGCACGCGCCGCGGCAGCGGGTGACGATCAACGCGGGCATGGTCATGCGCGCCTGGTACGACGTCTACGGCGTCGACGGTGTGCGGCGCGAGGACGAAGCCGGCATCCGCGCCTCGCAGGCGCGCGTCGAGGCGCTCATGGCGCGGGAGAAGGCGCGCGGGATCCCGGCGGCGAAGCTCGTGCTCGCGGGCTTCTCCCAGGGCGGGGCGATGGCGCTCCACACCGGGCTGCGTCATCCCGAGCGGCTCGCGGGGATCATGGCGCTCTCGAGCTATCTGCCGCTCGCGGCCACCCTCGCCGCCGAGGCGCACGCGACGAACCGCGACACGCCGATCTTCATGGCACACGGCGCGCACGACCCGCTGATCCCGCTGGCGCGTGCCGCGCGCTCGCGCGATCTGCTGCACGCGCAGGGTTACCGCGTCGAGTGGCGCGAGTACCCGATGGCGCACGAGGTCTGCGACGCGGAGATCCGTGACCTTTCGGCGTGGCTCCGCGGCGTGCTAGAGTTCGGCGTCATCCCGCCACCCAGGAGGCACCGATGAGAGCTCTCAGCGCGATCCTGCTGCTCACGCTGTCGCTGTGGTCGGCGCCGGCCGCGGCCCAGACCATCAAGCTCGGCGCCGTCGTGCCGCTGACGGGCCGCTATGGCGGAGGCGGCGCCCAGGTGCGCGCGGGTTACGAGCTCGCGGTCGAGCACATCAACGCCGCGGGCGGCGTGAGCGTGGGCGGCAAGAAGCTGCCGCTCGAGCTGGTCCTGCTCGACGACGAGTCGGACGCCACGAAGACCGTGAGCCGGCTCGAGACGCTGGCGGCCCAGGAGGTCCTCGCGTATCTGGGCGGCTTCGGCTCCGATCTCCACGCGGCCGCCGCCTCGGTCGCCGAGAAGAACAAGATCCCGTACCTCGGCGTCGCGTTCGCGCTGAAGAAGATCCACGAGCAGGGCTTCCGCTACCTCTTCTCGCCCTTCTGGAAGTCGCCCGACATCGGCGAGCAGCTCGTTGGCTTCCTCACCGCCCTGTCCGCCCCGCACGTGAAGGCCGTCGCCGTCTTCCAGGAGAAGACGGACTGGGGCGCGGAGATGGCGCGCGCGTGGGCCGCCGCCGCCAAGGGCGCGGGCTACCAGGTCGTCGTGAACGCCGAGTACGCGCCGGGCGCGAAGGACTTCTCCGACATAATCTTGAAATCCAAGGCCGCCGGCGCCGACGCCGTCTTCGGCCTCCCCACGCCGCCCGACGGCATGACCATGGTCAAGCAGATGAAGGAGCTCGGCTACACGCCGAAGCTCTTGTTCCTGATCCGCGCCCCCGATCCGCCGATCTGGTCGAAGAACCTCGCCAAGGACGGTGACTACGTGGTCCTCGCCCCCGGCTGGCACCACGCCGTGAAGGCGCCGGGCGTCAAGGAGCTCAACGAGGCGCACCAGAAGAAGTACGGGCGCCCCGCGGATCCCATCGCGGGCCCGGCCTACGCGTGCGTCCAGATCGTCGCCGGCGCGCTGACCCGCGCCGCCGCGCTCGACCGCGAGAAGCTCCGCGCCGCCATCGCGGCCACCGACATGATGACCGTCCAGGGGCCGGTGAAGTTCCGCGCCGACGGCACCGGCATCGTGCAGTCGGTGTTCGTCCAGTGGATCGGCGGCAAGCAGGAGCTGGTCTGGCCGAAGGAGTCGGCGACGATGCCGGTCGTCTATCCGGCGCCGCCGTTCGAGAAGCGCTAGGCGGCAGGATGCGAGAGCGCTTGCTCGAGTGGCAGTGGAGCGATTACGCCGCGAAGCACCGCACCCGCGCGAATCTCAGGATCCACATGCTCGCGGTGCCGCTCTTCCAGGCGGGAACGGTCCTGCTCGTGTACGGCGCCGTCGCCGTGTCAGGCGCCGCGGCGGCGCTCGCGGTCCTCTGCATGGCCGCGTCGCTCGCGCTCGAGGGCCGCGGCCACCGGCTCGAGCCCGAGACGCCGACGCCCTTCGACGGGCCCGGCGACTTCGTCGCGCGCTACGTCGCCGAGCAGTGGATCACATTCCCGCGCTTCGTCCTGTCGGGCGCGTGGTATCGCGCCCTCCGACGCCCCTGAGCGCTCCGGCCCGCGCTAGAGGGACCGGAGGAAGTTCAGCACGTCCTGCTTCTGCGACTCCCGTAGCGCGTTGAACCGGTCGACCACGCCGTTGGCCTCCGACGCCCCGAATCGCGCGTCGCCGGGGCTCTTGTGGGCGGCGATCGCCTCCAGGAGATCGCGCGTCCGCCCGTCGTGCAGGAAGAAGATCCGCTTGCCGAGGCCCCAGAGCGGCGCCGTCCTGAACTCGTCGCCCTCGGCCTGGCCCTGGAGGACGTCGTCGGCGAGGCCCGGCCCCATGCGGTGGAGCAGGAGGTCGGAGAAGAGGCGCACCGGCAGATTGCTCAGCGCCGCGACCATCGAGGGGCCCGTCTGGAGGGCCGGCGTGTGGCACCCCGCGCAGCCGACCGCCCCGAAAAGCGAGCGACCGCGCGCGATCGACTGGGCGCCGCCGGGGGTGTCGTGCGACGGCTGCGGCGCGGCCAGGAACCGCATGAACAACGCGAACTTCTCGACGTCGCTCACCACCTCCGTCAGGCTCGTCGCGTCCATGTTCGTCACGTCGTTGGGCGTGGGCCTGAACTGGCAGGCCACGGTCTCGTCGCGCTCGGTCTGGAACAGCTCGTTGGTGATGCCCTGCTCGACGTTGTAGGCCTCGCCCGAGAACAGCAGGAGCGACTTGTTCTGCGCCTTCCAGCCGAAGCGCGCGATCGTCCCATCGTTGCCGTTCCGGTTGGGATCGCCGGAGAGGATCCGGTGCGGACGGCCGTGGATCCCGAGCAGCGTCTTCTGGTCGGCGTTCATGTCACGGTTCGCGAGGATCACGCGGTCGGGCACCTGCTCGATGAGCCCGGCGCCGAACGTCGGCGTCGGAATGCGGAAGATGACGTTGCCGGCCGCGAGCTGGCCCTCGAAGTCGTCCTGCCGAATGTGGCAGCCGGCGGCGTTGGCCGTCCCATCGTTCCGGCCGCTGATGACGAACAGGGCGTGGACGCCGCCGTCGCGCGCGCCGTCGGGCGCGTACTTGAAGCGCGCTTCGCGCACCGGTCCGTTCGCGGTGATGAACGACGGCACGACGTTGCGCGCGCCGAAGGCGGTCGCGACCGCTACCTGGGGATTCACGAAGGGGCTGGTCCCGCCCGTGACCGGCTGCGCGTGGCACCCGGCGCAGCTGTCGAGGTTGAAGCGCGGGCCGAGCCCGTCGGCCAGGGCGTCGACTTCCTCGAAGGCGTCCTTGCTCACGGCGAAGAACGCCTGCTGGTTGGCCGTCAGGCCCTCCAGCATGCCGCCGGCGCCGTCCGGCCCGCCGCGAACTCCGGGATCCCGCGCGAAGAACTGGGCCGGCGCCGCGGCCGCCGCCAGCAGTACCAGGCCCGCGATCGTCACGAGCACTTTGAGCTTCGTCATGAGGGCGCTCCACCAACGCGTGAGTCCGCTCCCAGGCGAGCGAGAGAGCCGTACCCGCGCGATTCCGGCGCAAGCGGTGTGCCAGCGCCCGAGGACTCGGGCGTCCAGGAAATCCGCGGCTCTACACGCGACGGTAGGAGGCCAGAATGACCCCGCGATGACGAGGATCGTCAGTGGGCCGACGGCGAGGCCCGCGGGCGTCGGTCAGGCGATCTTGATGATGCCGGGCTCGACCGCCTTGAAGCGCTCGGCGACCTCCGGGTCGTGGCCGGCGACGATCAGCCGCTCGGCGCCCGCGAGCTCGTGGATCGTCTCGAAGGCCGTGAGCATCTCGGGGAGGCTCGTGAGGATCTGGACGGGCTGGCGCTTCTCCACGTTGCGGTAGAAGTGCGAGGCGTCGGAGGTGAGGACCACCGTGCCGCGGGCGGTCTCGACGGTGACGATCTGGAGCCCGGCGGTATGGCCGCCGACGCGGTGAACGCGGAGCCCGGGCGCGACCTCGCGGTCGCCGTCGACGATGCGGATGCGGTTCCCGTAGTTCAGCGTCACGAGCCGCGCCAGCGACTCGACGTTCGCCGACTGCCGGAACGCGGGCGTGCGGCCGAACGGCCCCGTCCAGAACGCGACCTCGTCCCGCTGGATCCAGAACTCGGCGCCGGGGAAGAGGCTGTGGCCGGCCCAGTGGTCGTAGTGGAGGTGGGTGATGAGCGCCAGGGGCACGTCGCCCGGCTGGACGCCCGCGCGCTCCACCATCGCCGCCGGGCTCACGTAGTTCCGGATCCCGCGCGCCCGCGCGTCGTCGTCGAGGAATCCGGTGTCCACGAGGATCGGGTGCGGGCCGCCGAGGATCAGCCAGACGAAGTAGTCGAGGGTGATCTGGGCGTGCGACGCCTCGCGGTAGAAGAACTGGCAGGCCGCCGTGTCCCGCTCGCCGTACTTGAGCGCATAGACTTCGTACATGGGTCACCTCACTGGCGCCCGAGTGTACTCCAGAACCGTCGCGGTGCGACGTTGCCCGCGGCGCGCGCGTGGGCTACAGTCAGCGACGCGGAGGAGCGAGCGGGGCGATGACGCAGCTCTACGACGAGATCGGCGCCGGCTACGGCACGCTGCGCCGTCCGGATCCGCGGATCGCGACGGCGATCCTGCGCGCCCTGGACCGCGCCGAGACGGTCGTGAACGTCGGCGCCGGCGCGGGCTCCTACGAGCCGTCGGACCGGTCCGTCGTCGCGGTGGAACCGTCCCTGACGATGATCCGCCAGCGGCGGACCGGGAGCGCGCGCGTCGTCCGGGCGTCCGCGCTCGAGCTGCCGTTTCGGGACGACGCCTTCGCGGCCGCCCTCGCCATCCTCACGGTGCACCACTGGCCGGACCGCGCGCGCGGCCTCGGCGAGCTCGCGCGCGTCGGGCGCGGACGCGCGGTGATCGTCACGTGGGACCCCGCGACCTCGGGCTTCTGGCTCGTGGAGGACTACTTTCCCGAGATCGTCGAGCTCGATCGCCCGATCTTCCCGACCCTCGAGGAGTTCGGGCGCGCCCTGGGCCCGATCGAGGTCCGCACCCTGCCGATCCCCCACGACTGCGTCGACGGCTTCCTCGGCGCCTACTGGCGGCGCCCGCGCGCCTACCTGGACGCGCGCGTCCGCGGCGCGATCTCGACGTTCTCGAAGATCCGCACGCTGGAGCCGGGCCTTGCGCGGCTCCGCCGCGATCTGGAGGACGGCACGTGGGAGCGCCGGCACGGCGACCTTCTCGGCCGCGCCGAGCTCGATCTCGGCTACCGTCTCGTCATCGCGAAAGCGTCTTCGTGACCCACGAAAGGAGAGAGCCTTGAGCACCCCTCGAACCGCATCGTCCGCCCGCAGCGAGGTCCGGCAGGTCGCGCCGAAGCTCATCGAGCTGAGCGAGACGGTCCTGTACGGCGACGTCTGGGAGCGCCCCGGGCTGTCCAAGCGCGACCGGAGCCTCATCACCGTCGCGGCGCTGACCGCGATGTACCGCGGCGACCAGCTCCCCGGTCACCTCGAGCGCGCGCTCGCCAACGGCGTGACGCGTGCCGAGATCGGCGAGGTCATCACGCACCTGGCCTTCTACGCGGGCTGGCCCGCGGCGATGACCGCCGGTCGGATCGCGCGAAAGGTCTTCGACGAGGTGAAGCCATGAAGATCGGGTTCATCGGCCTCGGCACCATGGGACGCCACATGGCGTCCAACGTGATGAAGGCGGGCCACGAGCTGGTGGTCCACGACGTGCGCCGCGAGGCGGCCGAACCCCACGTGAAGGCCGGCGCGCGCTGGGCCGACACGCCGCGCGGCGTGGCGGAGGCGACGGAGATCGTGTTCACGTCGCTCCCGGGCCCGCCCGAGGTGGAGGCGGTGGCGCTCGGCGAGAAGGGGCTCCTGCCGGGGCTCGCGGCGGGCAAGGTCTACTTCGACCTCTCGACGAACGCGCCCGCGCTCGTGCGCCGGATCCACCAGGTGTTCGGGGCGCGGGGGATCCACATGCTCGACGCGCCGGTGAGCGGCGGCCCGCGCGGAGCCGAGACGCGCAAGCTCGCCCTCTGGGTCGGGGGTGACGAGGCGATCTTCAAGCGCTGCAAGCCGGTGCTCGACGCGATCGGCGACCAGCCCTACTACGTCGGCCCGATCGGCGCGGGCTCGATCGCGAAGCTCGTCCACAACTGCGCGGGCTACGTCGTGCAGACCGCGCTCGCCGAGGTCTTCACGCTCGGCGTCAAGGCGGGGGTCGAGCCGCTCGCCCTGTGGAAGGCGGTGCGTCAGGGCGCGGGCGGGCGGCGGCGCACGTTCGACGGTCTCGCCGAGCAATTCCTGCCCGCGAAGTTCGAGCCGCCGTCGTTCGCGCTGCGCCTCGCGCACAAGGACGTGACGCTCGCGACCGCGCTCGGCCGCGAGCACCGGGTCCCCATGCGGCTCGCGAACGTCACGCTCGAGGAGCTGACCGAGGCGCTCAACCGCGGCTGGGGCGAGCGCGACTCGCGCGTCGCGATGCTCCTGCAGGAGGAGCGTGCGGGCGTCGAGATCCGCGTGCCCGAGGCCGCGATCCGTCAGGCGCTCGAGCTCTAGACGCCCGGGAGGAATTCGCCGCGAGCGGGAGGGATCCGCCGCGTGCGGGAGGGGGTCGCCGGGACCCGTTCCCGCCACGCGGCAGCGAACTCCACGCGCGGGGATGGAGCCCAGCCGCCCACGGGCAACGGACGCGTGCCGCGTGGTCACGGCGATCCCCTCTCGTACGCGGTGAGATCCCTACCGTGGACGCGGAGAAGACTACGCGCCCGGGCCGCGCTCCATGGAGTAGGGCTGCCAGCGCCGGAGCCCTGACTTCTCGAGGACCGAGGGGTTGACGCAGCTCCGCGGCCACCGGCCGCTCAGCACCAGCGCGAGCTCGCGGCCCACGCGGCGCTTGCGCTCGGGATCGAAGCGGGCGGAGGCCGACGCCACGTGGGGCGTGAGGATGACGTTGTCCATGCGCAGCAGCGGGTTGGTCGGGGCCGCCGGCTCCTCCTCGAGCACGTCGAGCCCGGCGCCGGCGATCCAGCCCTCCTGCAGGGCCTTGACGAGCGCCCGCTCGTCCACCGTGGGGCCGCGCCCCGTGTTGATGAAGAGCGCCTCGGGCTTCATGAGTCGGAAATCCTCCTCGCCCAGCATGTGGTGGGCGTCGGCGGTCGAGGGCGCGTGCATGGAGACGATGTCGGCGCGCTTCAGCAGGTCGGCCAGGCCCACCGGCTCCACGCCGTACTGGGTCATGACGAGCTCCTCGACGTACGGGTCGTAGGCGATGACGCGCAGGCCGAAAGCCTGCGCGCGGACCGTGACGGCCCGGGCCACGTGGCCGAAGGCGATCAGGCCGAGGGTCTGGCCGAGGAGGCGCGGGAAGTGGTGGAGCAGCGGCCGGCCGTCCTTCCAGCGCCCCTCCCGGACCCACTTGTCCATCGTCGTCAGCCGGCGGTAGGTGGCGAGGATCAGCATGAGCGCGTGGTCGGCGACCTCCTCGATGAAGGTGTCGGGGACATTCGTCACAGGGATCCCCCGCGCGGTCGCCGCGGCGACGTCCACCGAGTCCACGCCGACGCTACCCAGCGAGATCGCCTTGCACCGCTCGAGGCCGTCGATGATGCGCTTGGTGATCGGGCGCCCCTTCGCGTAGACCGCGTCGGCGTCGCGCGCGGCCTTTGCGAAGTCCTCGTCGGTCTTGGCGTCGATCTCGACGATCTCGGCGCCGAGTGGGGTGAGGGCTTCCATCTCGAAGGTGTAACCCGCGCCCGGCGTGGTGTAGCTTGCCCCGGCCGGTGTGACGATCTTGAACTTGGCCACGGCTGTCCTCCTTCGGGCTTCCGGCAGCGAATGTCCCAGACTATACTCTCGCTCGGCATGAACCGCGCGGGCCGAATCGCCTGGACGTTCGCCGTGGTGTGCCTGGCGGCCCTCGCCCTGCCGGCGGGCCGGACGGACGCTGTGGAGCTCAAAGTACTGAGCGCCGGCGCTGTGAGGGCGGTCGTGGAGGAGCTCGCCGAGGCGTTCCGTCGGGAGACCGGCCACACCGTCGTATTCGCGTTCGACACCGCGGGAGCGCTGCGCCGGCGGGCGCCCGCGGAGCCGGCCGACGTCGTGATCGTGACCGACGCCGTGATCGACGAGCTCGCGGGGCGGGGCGTCGTCGTTCCCGGCACGCGGACTGACCTCGCGCGCGTCGGCATCGGCGTCGGGGTGAGGCGGGGCGCCCCGCTGCCCGACATCTCGACGCCCGAGGCCCTCAAGCGGACGCTCCTCGCCGCGAAGTCGTTCGTCTACATGGACCCGGGCAAGGGCGCGACGAGCGGCATCCACTTCGCGGGCGTCCTCGAGCGCCTGGGCATCGCCTCCGCGGTGAAGGACAAGGCGCTCCTCTGGCCCGCCGGCGCCTCGGCGGAGGCGGTCGCCGACGGCCGGGCCGAGCTGTGCGTGCAGCAGATGAGCGAGATCCTGGTCGTTCCGGGCGTCACGCTCGTCGGCCCGCTGCCGAAGGAACTGCAGAAGATCACGACGTACTCGGGCGGGCTCGCCGCGCGGAGCACGGCGCCCGACACGGCCCGCGCGCTGCTCGCCTTCCTCGCGCGTCCCGCGTTCAAGGCGAAGTTCGCCGCCGCCGGGCTCGACTACCGGGAGTAGCCGGGCGGATGACATCGGCGGCTGGCGCGAGCGCGCGTGGGCTGAAGCCGGTCGGCTGGTTCGACTGTCCCGGCGGCGGGCAGGTGGTCGTGGACGGCCGCGTCGCCTACGTCGCCCACATGAAGGCGCCCCACGGCACGACGCTCGTGGATGTGAGCGACCCGGCCGCGCCGCGGCGGCTCGCCGCGCTCGAGCTGCCGCCCGGCACGCATTCCCACAAGGTGCGCGCGCAGAACGGCGTCATGCTCGTGAACCGCGAAGCCCAGCCCGCTCACCCGGTCCCCTCGGGCTTCGGCGGCGGGCTCGTGATCTACGACGTCTCGAACCCGAGCCGGCCGCGCGAGATCACGTTCTGGCGCTGCGGCGGCTCGGGCGTCCACCGGTTCACCTTCGACGGCCGCTACGCGTATATCTCCCCGGAGATGGATGGGTACGTCGGCAACATCGTCATGATCCTCGACCTCGCGGACCCGGGCCGGCC contains:
- a CDS encoding addiction module protein is translated as MARLAHDVVRAAVRLPAQERVRLVEEVLVSLESEKDRHADAAWAAEIERRARQLREGEVRPIPWSKVRARVRKRVRAKT
- a CDS encoding alpha/beta hydrolase-fold protein; translated protein: MSDLLETLEVETAREPEACVIWLHGLGADGHDFEPIVPALDLPETPGVRFVFPHAPRQRVTINAGMVMRAWYDVYGVDGVRREDEAGIRASQARVEALMAREKARGIPAAKLVLAGFSQGGAMALHTGLRHPERLAGIMALSSYLPLAATLAAEAHATNRDTPIFMAHGAHDPLIPLARAARSRDLLHAQGYRVEWREYPMAHEVCDAEIRDLSAWLRGVLEFGVIPPPRRHR
- a CDS encoding amino acid ABC transporter substrate-binding protein, with protein sequence MRALSAILLLTLSLWSAPAAAQTIKLGAVVPLTGRYGGGGAQVRAGYELAVEHINAAGGVSVGGKKLPLELVLLDDESDATKTVSRLETLAAQEVLAYLGGFGSDLHAAAASVAEKNKIPYLGVAFALKKIHEQGFRYLFSPFWKSPDIGEQLVGFLTALSAPHVKAVAVFQEKTDWGAEMARAWAAAAKGAGYQVVVNAEYAPGAKDFSDIILKSKAAGADAVFGLPTPPDGMTMVKQMKELGYTPKLLFLIRAPDPPIWSKNLAKDGDYVVLAPGWHHAVKAPGVKELNEAHQKKYGRPADPIAGPAYACVQIVAGALTRAAALDREKLRAAIAATDMMTVQGPVKFRADGTGIVQSVFVQWIGGKQELVWPKESATMPVVYPAPPFEKR
- a CDS encoding terminase, which codes for MRERLLEWQWSDYAAKHRTRANLRIHMLAVPLFQAGTVLLVYGAVAVSGAAAALAVLCMAASLALEGRGHRLEPETPTPFDGPGDFVARYVAEQWITFPRFVLSGAWYRALRRP
- a CDS encoding di-heme oxidoredictase family protein; protein product: MTKLKVLVTIAGLVLLAAAAAPAQFFARDPGVRGGPDGAGGMLEGLTANQQAFFAVSKDAFEEVDALADGLGPRFNLDSCAGCHAQPVTGGTSPFVNPQVAVATAFGARNVVPSFITANGPVREARFKYAPDGARDGGVHALFVISGRNDGTANAAGCHIRQDDFEGQLAAGNVIFRIPTPTFGAGLIEQVPDRVILANRDMNADQKTLLGIHGRPHRILSGDPNRNGNDGTIARFGWKAQNKSLLLFSGEAYNVEQGITNELFQTERDETVACQFRPTPNDVTNMDATSLTEVVSDVEKFALFMRFLAAPQPSHDTPGGAQSIARGRSLFGAVGCAGCHTPALQTGPSMVAALSNLPVRLFSDLLLHRMGPGLADDVLQGQAEGDEFRTAPLWGLGKRIFFLHDGRTRDLLEAIAAHKSPGDARFGASEANGVVDRFNALRESQKQDVLNFLRSL
- a CDS encoding N-acyl homoserine lactonase family protein, producing the protein MYEVYALKYGERDTAACQFFYREASHAQITLDYFVWLILGGPHPILVDTGFLDDDARARGIRNYVSPAAMVERAGVQPGDVPLALITHLHYDHWAGHSLFPGAEFWIQRDEVAFWTGPFGRTPAFRQSANVESLARLVTLNYGNRIRIVDGDREVAPGLRVHRVGGHTAGLQIVTVETARGTVVLTSDASHFYRNVEKRQPVQILTSLPEMLTAFETIHELAGAERLIVAGHDPEVAERFKAVEPGIIKIA
- a CDS encoding methyltransferase domain-containing protein → MTQLYDEIGAGYGTLRRPDPRIATAILRALDRAETVVNVGAGAGSYEPSDRSVVAVEPSLTMIRQRRTGSARVVRASALELPFRDDAFAAALAILTVHHWPDRARGLGELARVGRGRAVIVTWDPATSGFWLVEDYFPEIVELDRPIFPTLEEFGRALGPIEVRTLPIPHDCVDGFLGAYWRRPRAYLDARVRGAISTFSKIRTLEPGLARLRRDLEDGTWERRHGDLLGRAELDLGYRLVIAKASS
- a CDS encoding carboxymuconolactone decarboxylase family protein: MSTPRTASSARSEVRQVAPKLIELSETVLYGDVWERPGLSKRDRSLITVAALTAMYRGDQLPGHLERALANGVTRAEIGEVITHLAFYAGWPAAMTAGRIARKVFDEVKP
- a CDS encoding NAD(P)-dependent oxidoreductase, translating into MKIGFIGLGTMGRHMASNVMKAGHELVVHDVRREAAEPHVKAGARWADTPRGVAEATEIVFTSLPGPPEVEAVALGEKGLLPGLAAGKVYFDLSTNAPALVRRIHQVFGARGIHMLDAPVSGGPRGAETRKLALWVGGDEAIFKRCKPVLDAIGDQPYYVGPIGAGSIAKLVHNCAGYVVQTALAEVFTLGVKAGVEPLALWKAVRQGAGGRRRTFDGLAEQFLPAKFEPPSFALRLAHKDVTLATALGREHRVPMRLANVTLEELTEALNRGWGERDSRVAMLLQEERAGVEIRVPEAAIRQALEL
- a CDS encoding C-terminal binding protein, with protein sequence MAKFKIVTPAGASYTTPGAGYTFEMEALTPLGAEIVEIDAKTDEDFAKAARDADAVYAKGRPITKRIIDGLERCKAISLGSVGVDSVDVAAATARGIPVTNVPDTFIEEVADHALMLILATYRRLTTMDKWVREGRWKDGRPLLHHFPRLLGQTLGLIAFGHVARAVTVRAQAFGLRVIAYDPYVEELVMTQYGVEPVGLADLLKRADIVSMHAPSTADAHHMLGEEDFRLMKPEALFINTGRGPTVDERALVKALQEGWIAGAGLDVLEEEPAAPTNPLLRMDNVILTPHVASASARFDPERKRRVGRELALVLSGRWPRSCVNPSVLEKSGLRRWQPYSMERGPGA
- a CDS encoding substrate-binding domain-containing protein — its product is MNRAGRIAWTFAVVCLAALALPAGRTDAVELKVLSAGAVRAVVEELAEAFRRETGHTVVFAFDTAGALRRRAPAEPADVVIVTDAVIDELAGRGVVVPGTRTDLARVGIGVGVRRGAPLPDISTPEALKRTLLAAKSFVYMDPGKGATSGIHFAGVLERLGIASAVKDKALLWPAGASAEAVADGRAELCVQQMSEILVVPGVTLVGPLPKELQKITTYSGGLAARSTAPDTARALLAFLARPAFKAKFAAAGLDYRE